The sequence TACAcaaccaaagatttgattcgattgcggaatgttaCTCGCAGGCAGCTTCAGCGTACTGGattgcctgagcttaaggcacgctgcaatcgaatcataATAATTATTAAGGCTAGTATAGTTGACCTAAAAATAGcgatttctcgaataagatctgCACTCTCCCAGACTATGCTAAGCCATTCTGGATAATGATCAAAATACTAAAAttcaagcctcggcccattccacctttgatcccagtagacaacaatggctctaaggattgcttgataactcctgcaaagaaggtcgctgaaataggtcgtcacttcgtcagctcacacaatcttgggcagaacatcatcagtccacacgaagcagccgttaatGATTATGCACACAACATTCATTTgactcccaacgacttctccGAGTAGTTGGAGATCTCAGTTGGCGatttgacggcctatatcaaatcatcgaagaacataaAGGCCCCAGGTTTCGATAACATCCTGAaactcgagctcaaacacatgagtgctccgttctttgagcacctttcgTTGATCTTTTATCAGTGTTTTAATACTTTaatccggctcagctactttccatcgtcctggaagtcagccaaAGTAATCTCCATCcgtaagcctgggaaggatccttcctcccccaaaagttatcgtcccatcagcctgcTCTCAGGGTTATAATTGGGGTGAATgtgttaaagaatatacatgacagctatcagtatgcaatctacgaaatactccgttacaacgcaacgcaacgcaacgcaaaaaTCACCCtactctcagggttatccaagcttttcgaaaaagctattcatcaccggttacttgagtctgccgaaaatctcaacattttGCTCGAGGAACCGTTTGGATTCCGAGGCGGTCGGTCAACTAACTCGaattaccaacgtcctcagacggaacaagtttgtctcaaaaacatccgccatggccttactcggtGTTGAGGAGACaattgacaatgtatggcatgatggcctggtgtacaaactacaacgctacaatctacATGGTGCAGCTCATCAACATgcttacctgtcggcaaggacattccgggtctccgAGACCCAAGCGAGCTCCATTGCGCACAACATCCTCGCAggtgtcccccagggcagtgtcctcgggcccctgctgttCAACTGTTCACAATCTGACATGCCAGAATCTcaagaaggcggcattctgtctctgttcgcagatgacacctccatcgtctacaatgatagagtgatcagagcgctagtggcaaaactccaacaagGCTTGGAtaccctgacagagtacctgaccagctggaagatctgtatcaacgtgGAGAAGActcaggtcatcattttcctccACTCTAAAtcgcctaaacatgttccgccttaggactgtaaaatcatcctcaatggcacgactgtggaatgggccaatgaggccaactaccttggcttgactctcgacagcaagcttattttccggcaacaggttgacaagacggtgatgAAGTGTAACGTTCTGTTGAAAGTACTGCGCCCTTTGATCGTCGTCATTGTTCCTGAAAAAAggttgctgtctacaagcaaatcatcctccctgtgatcgaatatagcatgccggtctgggaaagctgcgctaaaactaatcatctgaaactccaacgagtgcaaaacaagttcctaaggatgatcctcaacactcctcccaggacacgaaattttgaggtccaccgtctAGCCGGTATCAAAACGCTACaagaacgctttggtgagtgtaaggaAAGTTTTGGAGtccgttgtttacattcggaCCAGGCGACCTTTAGGGCGCTTATAGCAAATTAGATTATCAAATTGTATAGTGTAAATAGGTAGACATAGgaaatcaaattttttattAAGTCATATACACGCAAACAAAACCTTATAAGATTATCTTCCTAGTAGAAacacacaaaacaaaaaaaacgacTGCATAATTCTTTCAAGAGAGGTAGTAGACAGACAGTGTAGGTAGGGATGTACAATTTAACTCGTTGCACGAGACGagtcagccttgggctgaaagtctcgctaataaagataaaaaaactcTTTCGGCCTTGAGCTACACTACCTATTTACAATATTACCAGACAAAATATACCTTTCAGCTAGTATAATACTTTATTCCATAACattcgtggagatgcagaggtgatcTTTGTTTTAGCAAAGAACGTCGAAGTAACAATTTTCCACTTCCAAAACGTGTGTACATTGGGATAGCAAACCTCAAGCTTTACGCACTTAGTTCCCTGTAAAATTCAGCCATTCAAGGAGAACCAACAAAAGGATTGTATGGTCATAATGCTCATTGCTCATGCTCGAATGAACAAATGAATGTTACGCGAAGCacttaaaataaaattgtaaatAGAGAAAAGTAATATTATCCATTCTAACATACAACTGATTCAAATGCCCAGTATGGTTTTAATCCCCttgtattaaaatttaaaatttgctaTCCTAGTTTTTTCATAGTTAACCACAAAACATTTGAAATGTTTAATAATTATATTTGGTCCACTGTTACAGCTTTGCCATTATTTTAACAACGATCCAATAAAGCTAAAAATATTAGTTTGGGCTGCATCTTTTGGATTATTACCCGGTGACAAAAGTTCTTCATCCCTGCGAATCTGGCTGCTATCCTTCTCCGTTTCCAGAATTCTACCAGCTATTTTCCTAAGATCCAAATGAATCATTTGCTTGTTTAGCACCGGTACAATCAGGTTAAACTTATCTATTTTCTTATTGATTCCATCAAGTGTCGTTGCATGCGCCTTACATGCCTTTTCCCATTTGTACTCATCCTGAGGGCTCAATGGCAGCTCCCCCAAATGACCGCGCTCCTTCGACAAACTCTGCTTTAAGCTCTGCGTCTCCTCTCGAATCTCCTTGTGCAGCGTGATCCACTCCGGTGTGAACCCATTATCTAGCATGATTTTGTTGATCTTATGCGTAGTGAAATCGACGTAGGGATTTTGACTCTGTAGATCGGGCAAGGGTTTACCAAACCCGGACAAGTTGCTAAAATCCCCTCTTCCCATTGCCTCCTGTATTAAATCCTCCACCACCCGATCGTATCCGTATTTGGTTTTGATCTCGTGTTTCTTGAAGTGATCGCCTTTTTTCATCAATGCCATTTCGGAAGCCTGTGCTTTGGACATGCGATGTTCCAGTACTCGTTCCTGTGCGCGCTGAGCCCGCACCGCCTGGTATTGCTTCTGGCGTTGAGCCGGTGTGCCCACGCCAACACCATCAAAACTCAGGTATTGGCGATGTTGTGGAGCCGTGTGGCGAATATCGAACACCTTGACCGTATCCTGCAAGTCTTCTACGATTCCGCGCCGAGATTTAGCAAATTTCTGCTGGAGAATCCGAAAAGCGGCATCaacttcttgaaatttttcGGCATTCGCTTCCGGTTGTCCACTGTCTGGATGCACTTTTTTCACCATGGCAATGTAGGCCTCTCGAACCGTGTTCTGGTCGGACTGCTCGGTAACCCCAAGTATGCGGTAGCATTTCTGAAAAGTTAAGTCCCTTATGACAAACTTCTGCGTCATTGAATCGATCATTAGCTTACGTTATATAATTCCCCTTTACTGGTGTAATTATGCCTTATGGTTATTCGAAAAGGTCCCTTCAGAGGCACGAACCAACCTCGGAATAACATTTATGAGTTTTAAGCCGAAATAGCTACAAGAGATCACAAAtgagaacataatttgttatcaaCATCCCGGGTTTACGTACGCGTTAAGAATCCAAACAGCTGATACGCACTGTTCCGTTATGTGCTCATGAGCAAGACGTCGGACGGCTAGAGGTGTTTATTaataattgttttgttttggtctgCTATTTCGTTGATTTTGATGCGCGCACGCCGCGAGTGCCTCATCGGCCAAGAAAAATTTGATGATTCTTTCCGGGatttattgtctatccggacgctttttataccgaagttggatttttctccagatacaggcaaccaacccaacttcggaaatagtgcgctggattcccctaaagatgcgctaaacaacgcatcaattattccgtgtatagtcgaaaatcgaaaatttgttttcaataaaatgaaatacctgcagttatcagacgtcgcaactcatttctgattagtgcgcatgatagtacatccatgcgtgcatgatgcgcactactaatgaaatatttcaaattgtcgcgactcgcgtcgcagcgcgagtgctcaatcgcgcggtccggtttggtgccggcccgacaatattgtctatccggaataaatttataccgctttttataccgaagttggatttttctccagatacaggctgTGGTAGCCGAACTCGTCAGCTATTCAATCAGTCGAAACGTATTGATAGACTACGGCCGCACAGTACGAAAGACGCGAGAAGACTAGTCGTAGATGGAGGATCGGTAGACTACTCAACTGACTCGCCATAGAGCACATTGGTGTTAGTGATATCATATAATCGTTCAATATAGAATAGAGTAGGTTATCCATAGCAGCGTCTACCACATCCCCtctttttactattttttttagagatttattatttcaaaaataattaaatatattGGTTAGATACATTAAGAATGAAATGTTACTTATCTTTACGGACTGAATCTGACTGCAGGTCTGACTGTGCGCAGCGAACGCCTTGTTGGTTCTGGTGGAGGTGCCACACTCACAGGGCTTTCTGGATGAGATGACTCTGCTAGATGATTAGCTTCTAATAGCTGCCTGGTATGCGAAGCTTTTTCCCCAGACTCCACAGGTCCCCCGATATCAGCATCCGATGATCCGTTCCATTTCTTAagatgtgaaatatttctatcgaaTTGTTTTCCTGAGCTATTGGACTGCACAGTTACGTTTGAACCATTTCGGCCTAATACTGTAAACTTCTCATTCAGGAAGGGCGTAGCTAGCTTATTCGACGGAAGAAGGTTTTCATGAGAACAGTATCACCTGTAGAGATGTCGTTGGGTTTAGCTCGTCTTCTAGTATCCTCTCTCTCTTTCTGCTGGATCTTTTTAGCCATGTCTTGGTCTCTGAAATCAGTGCTTGGGGGTACTGTTTCAAGGTCATCTACCTGGGGCAATTTGGATCGTAATTTTCTTCCCTGCAGCAGTTCGCTTGGAGCTTTTCCGGTTATGGTATGTGGCGTATTGTTGTACAAATTCAAATAATGTTCAAGTTCGGCTTTCCAGTTGTCATGTAAAGCGTGA comes from Armigeres subalbatus isolate Guangzhou_Male chromosome 2, GZ_Asu_2, whole genome shotgun sequence and encodes:
- the LOC134216841 gene encoding dnaJ homolog subfamily C member 28; protein product: MLFRGWFVPLKGPFRITIRHNYTSKGELYNKCYRILGVTEQSDQNTVREAYIAMVKKVHPDSGQPEANAEKFQEVDAAFRILQQKFAKSRRGIVEDLQDTVKVFDIRHTAPQHRQYLSFDGVGVGTPAQRQKQYQAVRAQRAQERVLEHRMSKAQASEMALMKKGDHFKKHEIKTKYGYDRVVEDLIQEAMGRGDFSNLSGFGKPLPDLQSQNPYVDFTTHKINKIMLDNGFTPEWITLHKEIREETQSLKQSLSKERGHLGELPLSPQDEYKWEKACKAHATTLDGINKKIDKFNLIVPVLNKQMIHLDLRKIAGRILETEKDSSQIRRDEELLSPGNNPKDAAQTNIFSFIGSLLK